TCCCTTTGAAGCAAGTTCACAAAGAGATCTACGTTCATCTTCGGTAAGTGTCACAGTATATTTAATCATGAATGATACTTATGAAGATCATTCAATATAACGCTTAAGACTTTCCATCGGTGACACGACACTAGCCTTGAAGTAATCTCGCAGCCTTGGGGCTGTAAGTAGTTCAAGAATACTAAAAATCAAAATCAACACAATTATTAGCTTACTGGACGTTATATTGTACTATTCAAGTTCTTATAAAATAGATTGAATGTATATGGAGAAAATCTATATATTTAGAATCTCTCTCCATACCATCAAACAATCAATGGTCAAGGATTAGTTTCAGATTCAAAACTAGTTCAAAAATCGAATGGTTTGAGAATTTATACAGAAAAACTTATAAAGAATTAGATACAAGGAATTTATGGAGTTTGGAAGTAGTTTTCCTCAATCACCCCGAACTCCATAAAATACGCCCTATGAGGCACAATCAAGTTAGCTGTGCTTTTATTTAAGCTTACCTGATTCTGCCTCTTGGAATAATAATACTAGGAGAAAGACGAATGAGTAAGAACAAAATTACAATAGGAATACTTCTTTTGACAATGCTTGTTGGTATGGCATTGATACCATCAGCAATGGCTTTCACCGAAGAACAGCAAACCGACCTAACCAAAGATGCTGCTCAGTTAAAGATTGAAGCTTTGGAAACTGAGCTAGGTGAAGAAGGAATGAAAAAAGTTGCGGATTACCTGGAGCTTCAGGCTTCTTTACCGGATGTAGTGAAACGTATGCCATATAGGGGACTTGCTTTTTCTGCTACTGATCCTGAAAGTCAAGCTATTAAAATGAAATATATTGATAACTTCGATGTTTCCAAGGAGGAAAAAGAGAAATATAAAGCTGGACTGCAGGACATCTGGGACAGGTATCCGGATAAAATAACGAAGGATGACTACGCTTTCATGAGTGAACTGGGTCCAATGATTGACAAAGAAGCTTTCAGGGAACACACGGCTGTTGGGGTAAAGTGGGCAAGCTCTAATCATCAAGATTTTGCTTACTATGCTTGTGACGGGTCTGCTTATGGAAATTATGCAAGTGATACAGCTGATGACCCGGATGATCCTTGGTTTGAGCTTCCGGGATATCGGTACTATAATCATTACTGG
This window of the Methanosarcina mazei S-6 genome carries:
- a CDS encoding phospholipase C/P1 nuclease family protein, with translation MSKNKITIGILLLTMLVGMALIPSAMAFTEEQQTDLTKDAAQLKIEALETELGEEGMKKVADYLELQASLPDVVKRMPYRGLAFSATDPESQAIKMKYIDNFDVSKEEKEKYKAGLQDIWDRYPDKITKDDYAFMSELGPMIDKEAFREHTAVGVKWASSNHQDFAYYACDGSAYGNYASDTADDPDDPWFELPGYRYYNHYWDADWHVGGAPTRCDGFADTAQIWVANGLLEEAHEDFGLASHYLSDTGNPFHSAGAVDQIGNFVENLFNTNNHDLYEIYISDQWDSGYDFGDYVSSNTQAITVTDPEQAVKDNADFSSQYFDYIWDEIENNPDTFDSDIYVAYYTAQCVRNTAKCNHGLYDYIM